Proteins found in one Subtercola endophyticus genomic segment:
- a CDS encoding alpha-L-rhamnosidase, with the protein MTPDVRVTAVWAAERGRPEFLATGSPSLSWRVETQNAGWLQGSAEVQVQRGGALQEFSWASGASQNVGWFGAELAAYETAAVRVRVRGLDGSESPFSEWAPLLTGPLSADDFSAAFITVDAREHPEAADEPERGTQRFRALVTPRGEVTRAVLSATAHGVYEIVIGGTVVGDQVLAPGWTSYDERLTFQSYDVTALVTELVAAARRRDSHAPFVLGATVAQGWYGEMFGFDGNFSRGYAGPVAFAAQLRLEYADGSTELIVTDEKWSATRVSPVVSASIYQGETYDARLADAAFADSEAELPGAAPAQLLEVDRSRLEPAFSPPVRRIERVAARELITTPSGKTVIDFGQNLVGWLELRGIFPAGHTITLRHAEVLEHGELGVRALRFAGATDRYTGAVGETETATTWSPAFTFHGFRYAEIGNWPGELGLDDITAIVVHSDMVRTGYLSTSNAKLNQLHENVLWGMRGNFLSLPTDCPQRDERLGWTGDIQVFSPTASYLYDVSGFLGSWLRDLRAEQLERGGVVPVVVPDAVGMPPMPAAAWGDAASLVPATLYERFGDNAALAEHYPGMRDWVDVVNSLAGDDHLWTGGFQFGDWLDPSAPPENPAAAKTDSDIVATAYFYRSALSVADAARVLGRSADEHFYRGLAESIRVAFVNEYVTPAGRMLSDAHTAYALALGFGLLQDAPTIRKAGARLAELVRSFGYRIGTGFVGTPLICDALCIGGESDTAFRLLLEEGLPSWLYPIAMGATTIWERWDSMLPDGSINPGEMTSFNHYALGAVADWMHRTIGGIAPAEPGYRVVDIKPILGGGLTRARASLDTGYGTVEVDWMIVHGSFELSVSVPPNTRARVMLPGAGGGSATSPEIEVGSGIHHFTADVSALLAPAAKHPYSLKTSLSEIVADAEAVTALEQLFASQGYFIGLGWTKSGKWKSNSPLGNALIMYRPENLPAVEQLLQRLNAR; encoded by the coding sequence ATGACCCCCGATGTTCGGGTGACTGCCGTCTGGGCAGCCGAGCGAGGCCGGCCCGAATTTCTCGCGACCGGTTCGCCGAGCCTCTCGTGGCGGGTCGAGACACAGAATGCCGGCTGGTTGCAAGGCTCGGCCGAAGTTCAGGTGCAACGCGGGGGCGCCCTTCAGGAGTTCAGCTGGGCATCTGGTGCGTCGCAGAACGTGGGCTGGTTCGGTGCCGAGCTGGCTGCCTACGAGACCGCCGCCGTACGGGTGCGCGTTCGTGGTCTTGACGGGTCGGAGTCGCCGTTCAGCGAGTGGGCACCGCTGCTGACCGGCCCGCTCTCAGCCGACGACTTCAGCGCGGCATTCATCACGGTGGATGCCCGTGAGCACCCCGAGGCGGCCGACGAGCCCGAGCGCGGCACCCAGCGGTTTCGCGCGCTCGTCACCCCGCGCGGTGAGGTGACGCGGGCCGTGCTCTCGGCCACCGCTCACGGGGTGTACGAAATCGTGATCGGTGGCACCGTCGTCGGCGACCAGGTTCTGGCTCCCGGCTGGACCAGCTACGACGAACGCCTCACTTTTCAGAGCTACGACGTGACGGCGCTCGTCACGGAGCTCGTTGCAGCGGCCCGGCGCCGCGATTCGCACGCACCGTTCGTTCTCGGCGCCACCGTGGCGCAGGGCTGGTACGGCGAGATGTTCGGCTTCGACGGCAACTTCAGCCGCGGCTACGCCGGCCCCGTCGCCTTCGCGGCCCAGCTTCGGCTCGAATACGCCGACGGGTCGACCGAGCTCATCGTCACCGACGAAAAGTGGAGCGCGACGCGTGTCTCGCCGGTTGTCTCGGCGAGCATCTACCAGGGCGAGACGTACGATGCGCGTCTCGCTGACGCGGCCTTCGCCGACAGCGAGGCCGAGCTGCCGGGTGCTGCACCCGCCCAACTGCTCGAGGTCGACCGGAGCCGTCTCGAGCCCGCTTTCTCGCCACCCGTTCGCCGCATCGAGCGGGTGGCCGCGCGCGAACTCATCACGACGCCCTCGGGCAAGACCGTGATCGATTTCGGCCAGAACCTGGTGGGCTGGCTCGAGCTGCGGGGCATATTCCCGGCGGGGCATACGATCACTCTGCGACACGCCGAAGTGCTTGAACACGGCGAACTCGGCGTTCGCGCGCTGCGGTTCGCTGGGGCGACCGACCGCTACACTGGCGCAGTCGGCGAGACCGAAACCGCGACGACGTGGAGCCCCGCCTTCACCTTCCATGGTTTTCGTTACGCCGAAATCGGCAACTGGCCGGGGGAGTTGGGCCTGGACGACATCACCGCCATCGTCGTGCACAGCGACATGGTGCGCACCGGATACCTTTCCACGAGCAATGCGAAACTGAATCAGCTGCACGAGAACGTGCTCTGGGGCATGCGCGGCAACTTTCTGAGCCTGCCCACCGACTGCCCTCAACGCGACGAACGGCTCGGCTGGACGGGCGACATTCAGGTCTTCAGCCCGACCGCGAGCTACCTCTACGACGTCTCCGGTTTTCTCGGCTCGTGGTTGCGCGACCTGCGTGCCGAGCAGCTCGAGCGCGGCGGAGTCGTTCCCGTCGTCGTGCCCGACGCCGTCGGCATGCCGCCGATGCCGGCAGCCGCCTGGGGCGACGCCGCCAGCCTCGTTCCGGCGACGCTCTACGAGCGCTTCGGTGACAACGCCGCGCTGGCCGAGCACTACCCCGGCATGCGCGATTGGGTCGACGTGGTGAACTCCCTCGCCGGAGACGATCACCTCTGGACGGGCGGCTTTCAGTTCGGCGATTGGCTCGATCCGAGTGCGCCACCCGAGAACCCCGCTGCAGCGAAGACGGACTCCGACATCGTGGCCACAGCGTACTTCTATCGCTCTGCGCTGAGTGTCGCCGACGCAGCGCGCGTGCTGGGGAGAAGCGCCGACGAGCACTTCTACCGCGGGCTTGCCGAGAGCATCCGTGTCGCCTTCGTGAACGAGTACGTCACACCGGCCGGGCGGATGCTCTCTGACGCCCACACGGCGTACGCACTCGCGCTCGGCTTCGGGCTGCTGCAGGATGCCCCGACCATTCGAAAGGCGGGCGCACGCCTTGCCGAACTCGTGCGCTCATTCGGCTACCGCATCGGAACCGGCTTCGTGGGCACACCGCTCATCTGCGACGCGCTCTGCATCGGCGGCGAGAGCGACACGGCCTTCCGGCTGCTGCTCGAAGAGGGGCTGCCGTCGTGGCTGTACCCCATCGCCATGGGCGCGACCACGATCTGGGAACGCTGGGATAGCATGCTGCCCGACGGCAGCATCAACCCGGGCGAGATGACCTCGTTCAACCACTACGCCCTGGGTGCCGTGGCCGACTGGATGCACCGAACCATCGGCGGCATCGCCCCGGCCGAACCCGGGTACCGCGTCGTCGACATCAAGCCGATTCTGGGCGGCGGGCTCACCCGCGCCCGCGCGAGCCTCGACACCGGGTACGGCACGGTCGAGGTCGACTGGATGATCGTGCACGGCTCCTTCGAGCTCTCGGTGTCTGTGCCGCCGAACACGCGTGCGCGGGTGATGCTGCCCGGGGCCGGCGGTGGTTCGGCAACCTCGCCTGAGATCGAGGTCGGATCGGGCATCCACCACTTCACGGCCGACGTCTCGGCGTTGCTCGCACCAGCGGCGAAGCATCCCTACTCGCTGAAGACGTCGCTCTCGGAGATCGTCGCCGACGCCGAGGCCGTCACTGCCCTCGAGCAGTTGTTTGCGTCGCAGGGGTACTTCATCGGCCTCGGCTGGACGAAGTCGGGCAAGTGGAAGAGCAACTCGCCGCTCGGCAACGCGCTCATCATGTATCGGCCCGAGAACCTGCCCGCCGTCGAGCAGCTGCTGCAGCGGCTCAACGCGCGGTAG
- a CDS encoding glycoside hydrolase family 30 protein — protein sequence MTETTATIGATATNESTPTNEPLAPSTTSVRWVTTTAHDAFREQPDLSLSRPSGMPDVIISTDRAGHRIEGFGAAFNEMGWSSLGALSEAQREQILREFFAPGVGGNFTMARMPLGANDFSRDWYSYDEVEDDFGLEHFSIANDLETLVPFIHAALAHQPDLKIWASPWSPPTWLKTNGHYAGARPMPGLNPVENGLRPDQVGLEGTDMMKQDDRSLSTYAEYFGRFIDAYSEQGIEVTMVMPQNEFNSAQPFPSCTWTPGGLARFIRILGPQMREREVAVFLGTLERANPELMREVLADAEAASYIEGVGVQWHGKAAMPFLHRDYAGLRLYQTEQECGDGRNDWRFARYAWSMLRDYFTNGANAYLYWNLALERGGVSRWGWSQNSLVVVDAEAGTFEFSHDYSVLKHVSHFVRPGARFVPSVSYSGYENQLAFLNPDGSVVVVIQNDSAEDQSVSLLIDGRAVAVVLPADSLSTFVVPAGEAK from the coding sequence ATGACCGAGACCACCGCAACGATCGGGGCCACCGCGACGAACGAGTCCACCCCGACGAACGAGCCCCTCGCCCCCTCGACTACCTCAGTGCGCTGGGTCACCACGACCGCGCACGACGCGTTCCGTGAGCAGCCCGACCTGAGTCTCAGCAGACCGTCGGGCATGCCCGACGTCATCATCAGCACCGACCGCGCCGGCCACCGGATCGAGGGCTTCGGCGCAGCGTTCAACGAGATGGGCTGGAGTTCGCTCGGAGCCCTCAGCGAGGCGCAACGCGAGCAGATTCTGCGCGAGTTCTTCGCGCCCGGCGTGGGCGGCAACTTCACGATGGCCCGCATGCCCCTCGGGGCGAATGACTTCTCGCGCGACTGGTACTCCTACGACGAGGTCGAGGACGATTTCGGGCTCGAGCACTTCTCGATAGCGAACGATCTCGAGACGCTGGTGCCGTTCATCCACGCCGCCCTCGCTCACCAGCCCGACCTGAAGATCTGGGCCTCGCCGTGGAGCCCGCCGACCTGGCTGAAAACCAACGGGCACTACGCGGGCGCACGGCCGATGCCCGGCCTGAACCCCGTCGAGAATGGCTTGCGGCCCGACCAAGTCGGTCTCGAGGGCACCGACATGATGAAGCAGGATGACCGTTCTCTGAGCACGTACGCCGAGTACTTCGGGCGCTTCATCGACGCTTACAGCGAGCAGGGCATCGAAGTCACCATGGTGATGCCGCAGAACGAGTTCAACTCGGCGCAGCCGTTTCCGAGCTGTACGTGGACCCCGGGGGGTCTCGCCCGGTTCATCCGGATTCTGGGCCCGCAGATGCGGGAGCGCGAAGTGGCGGTCTTTCTCGGCACGCTCGAACGCGCGAACCCCGAGCTGATGCGCGAAGTTCTGGCCGATGCCGAAGCGGCGTCGTACATCGAGGGCGTCGGCGTGCAGTGGCACGGCAAGGCCGCCATGCCCTTTCTGCACCGCGACTACGCAGGGCTGCGCCTGTACCAGACCGAGCAGGAGTGCGGTGACGGCCGAAACGACTGGCGGTTCGCCCGGTACGCCTGGAGCATGCTGCGCGACTATTTCACGAATGGCGCGAACGCCTACCTCTACTGGAACCTCGCGCTCGAACGCGGCGGCGTGAGCCGGTGGGGCTGGTCGCAGAACTCTCTCGTTGTCGTCGACGCAGAAGCTGGCACCTTCGAGTTCAGCCACGACTACTCCGTGCTGAAACACGTGAGCCACTTCGTGCGGCCGGGGGCTCGGTTCGTGCCGTCGGTGAGCTATTCGGGGTATGAGAACCAGCTCGCTTTTCTCAACCCCGACGGAAGTGTGGTGGTCGTCATTCAGAACGACTCGGCCGAAGACCAGAGCGTGAGCCTGTTGATCGACGGCCGGGCCGTGGCCGTAGTTCTGCCCGCAGACTCGCTCAGCACGTTCGTCGTGCCGGCAGGAGAAGCGAAATGA
- a CDS encoding alpha/beta hydrolase — translation MTEILFVHGALVRDGAWWWNEVAEQVRDATGVSSRAVLLPSCGEGPAGYDGSGLHEDAAALRDALDGSDSAIVVGHSYGGTVIAQGADHPAVAHLLYITSYLPDVGQSQGDIVGAEPDPVSIAVGDDGTLHVDGYDAASFGARFWHDVADKRVRAEAWQRVTRQSVAAFGTPTTAAAWQGRESTYLVCADDRSTSLALQRFHASRATHAVELPTSHHPFLSRPDLVAEQLQRILASF, via the coding sequence ATGACCGAGATTCTCTTTGTGCATGGCGCCCTGGTTCGTGACGGCGCATGGTGGTGGAACGAGGTCGCCGAACAGGTACGCGACGCGACCGGCGTCTCGAGCCGCGCCGTGCTGCTGCCCTCCTGCGGTGAGGGTCCGGCCGGCTATGACGGCAGCGGCCTGCACGAAGACGCCGCAGCGCTGCGCGACGCCCTCGACGGCAGCGACTCGGCCATCGTGGTGGGTCACTCGTATGGCGGCACGGTGATCGCACAGGGTGCCGATCATCCTGCAGTTGCCCACTTGCTCTACATCACGTCGTATCTGCCCGACGTCGGGCAGTCGCAAGGCGACATCGTCGGTGCCGAACCCGACCCGGTGTCGATCGCGGTCGGCGACGACGGCACGCTGCACGTCGACGGCTACGACGCAGCATCGTTCGGTGCCCGGTTCTGGCACGACGTCGCGGATAAACGGGTTCGTGCCGAGGCCTGGCAGCGCGTGACGCGTCAGTCGGTCGCCGCGTTCGGCACCCCGACCACCGCTGCGGCCTGGCAGGGCCGCGAGTCGACCTACCTCGTCTGCGCCGACGACCGCAGCACCTCCCTTGCGCTGCAGCGCTTTCACGCCTCGCGTGCCACCCACGCCGTCGAGTTGCCCACCAGCCACCACCCGTTTCTCTCCCGGCCCGACCTGGTTGCCGAGCAACTGCAGCGCATTCTCGCTTCGTTCTGA
- a CDS encoding helix-turn-helix transcriptional regulator, with the protein MPTPTSRLLSLLSLLQTRRDWPGAVLAERLAISHRTVRRDVDRLREMGYSIHATMGPDGGYRLDAGSELPPLLFDDDQVIALAVALQAATSTGVGIEEAALRALTTVRQVMPSRLRHRLDALEFTTVTGRPGDSASDAVTPAVLMSLSTAVRAREVLRFDYESGPPAADAAAAGRGAADAVPAAPGARDAAESPRRVEPHHLVTSRARWYLVAWDLDRDDWRIFRADRITPRIPTGPRFVPRELPGGDVAPYVAARFAGSEHGGGWPCRGTVILSRSASDVHPFAGDGVVEYLGPDRCFLEAGSWSWVALAASFNRFDTDIEVVGPPQLREAFVQLAARNAATAAR; encoded by the coding sequence ATGCCAACTCCGACTTCGCGCCTGCTGAGTCTGCTGTCGTTGCTTCAGACGCGACGCGATTGGCCGGGCGCGGTGCTCGCCGAGCGGCTCGCCATCAGCCATCGCACGGTGCGCCGAGACGTCGATCGGCTGCGGGAGATGGGTTACAGCATCCACGCCACGATGGGGCCCGATGGCGGATACCGTCTCGATGCGGGCAGCGAGTTGCCCCCGTTGCTGTTCGACGACGATCAGGTGATCGCGCTGGCCGTAGCCCTGCAGGCGGCGACGAGTACGGGGGTCGGCATTGAGGAGGCGGCGTTGCGGGCGCTGACCACGGTGCGGCAAGTGATGCCGTCGCGGCTGCGTCATCGTCTCGACGCTCTCGAGTTCACCACAGTGACGGGTCGACCGGGCGACTCGGCGTCTGACGCGGTGACGCCGGCCGTACTCATGTCGTTGTCGACCGCGGTGCGCGCTCGCGAGGTGCTTCGTTTCGACTACGAGTCGGGGCCTCCCGCTGCTGACGCGGCCGCCGCAGGCCGAGGCGCTGCTGACGCGGTCCCCGCCGCGCCGGGCGCTCGTGACGCCGCTGAGTCACCGCGACGAGTCGAACCGCATCACCTCGTCACCTCCCGCGCGCGCTGGTACCTCGTTGCGTGGGATCTCGACCGCGACGACTGGCGCATCTTCCGCGCCGACCGCATCACTCCGCGCATTCCGACCGGTCCGCGCTTCGTGCCGAGAGAACTCCCGGGTGGTGACGTCGCCCCCTATGTGGCGGCGCGTTTCGCCGGTTCTGAGCACGGCGGCGGGTGGCCCTGCCGCGGAACCGTCATTCTCAGCCGATCGGCGAGCGACGTGCATCCGTTCGCCGGCGACGGCGTGGTCGAATATCTCGGCCCCGACCGCTGCTTCCTCGAAGCCGGATCCTGGTCGTGGGTGGCGCTCGCGGCCTCGTTCAACCGATTCGACACCGACATCGAGGTTGTCGGGCCCCCTCAACTACGCGAGGCGTTCGTGCAGCTCGCCGCCCGAAACGCGGCAACCGCCGCCCGATAG
- a CDS encoding VOC family protein, whose product MSITTTTHLNFTGDARAALEFYQSVFGGQATVATYGDFGMPAGVPGADNVVFGQVENEDGFRVMAYDIPGPSGDASAFGSAPAARSTRRENGVTLTDQPFFVSVRGETLDEVQRYWAKLAVGASIVEPLAASAWSPGFGMLTDRFGVTWILDVASPHPAE is encoded by the coding sequence ATGAGCATCACCACGACAACCCACCTCAACTTCACCGGAGACGCCCGGGCGGCGCTCGAGTTCTACCAGAGCGTCTTCGGCGGCCAAGCAACCGTCGCGACGTACGGCGACTTCGGCATGCCTGCGGGCGTTCCCGGCGCCGACAACGTCGTCTTCGGTCAGGTCGAGAACGAAGACGGCTTCCGGGTCATGGCCTACGACATCCCCGGGCCGTCCGGCGACGCGAGCGCGTTCGGCTCCGCGCCAGCCGCCCGTTCGACGCGCCGCGAGAACGGCGTCACCCTGACCGATCAGCCGTTCTTCGTTTCCGTGCGCGGCGAAACCCTCGACGAGGTGCAGCGTTACTGGGCGAAACTCGCGGTCGGTGCATCCATCGTCGAGCCCCTCGCCGCCTCCGCCTGGAGCCCTGGCTTCGGGATGCTCACCGACCGCTTCGGCGTGACCTGGATTCTCGACGTGGCATCCCCCCACCCCGCCGAGTAA
- a CDS encoding DUF4345 domain-containing protein, translating to MTRSRTAVLTTIAVLGAVPVASGLAGIVRGPAGAPGGAPTSASVDSEYRFVNVFWAAAGVILWWSLRRPDERARVTRLMLELAAVGGLPRVISWMKVGAPHPVFRATIVLEFVVVPAVLVWHSRALSSD from the coding sequence ATGACGCGGTCACGAACAGCGGTACTCACGACAATCGCCGTGCTCGGCGCGGTTCCTGTGGCGTCAGGGCTGGCGGGCATCGTTCGCGGCCCGGCCGGCGCGCCCGGCGGCGCACCGACGAGTGCCAGCGTCGACAGCGAGTACCGGTTCGTGAACGTCTTCTGGGCGGCCGCCGGAGTCATTCTGTGGTGGAGCCTTCGGCGACCGGATGAACGGGCCCGAGTAACGCGACTGATGCTCGAACTCGCTGCGGTCGGCGGCCTGCCGCGGGTCATCTCGTGGATGAAGGTCGGGGCACCGCATCCGGTTTTCCGCGCGACCATCGTTCTCGAGTTCGTCGTGGTTCCGGCCGTGCTGGTCTGGCACAGCCGAGCTCTGTCGAGCGACTAG
- a CDS encoding zinc-binding dehydrogenase translates to MKAWQFTEIDVPLTLTEVETPTPAADEIVVHVRAAGLCHSDVGFIDGTLTPLLPFRPITLGHEIAGTVSAVGSNVTEFTVGQRVGIPATIEDGPGTEKNGGFADEVAVLAKLVVPLPDHVPFDQAAAATDAGLTSYHAVHVQGRVVAGTKVGIIGLGGLGSLGAQAALAAGATVYVAEKNEKVHDFARSLGVEAVSTDIQDFKDAGLDVIIDFAGFGTTTDGAIKTLRRGGRIVQVGLARATATLDLQTLTLNEIELVGSQAGTKQDLVEVLDLIEAGKLKSRITEIGFDEIGEGVGKLERGEVIGRLVAVFG, encoded by the coding sequence ATGAAGGCCTGGCAGTTCACCGAGATCGACGTTCCGCTCACTCTGACCGAGGTTGAAACGCCCACTCCCGCCGCCGATGAGATCGTCGTGCACGTCAGGGCCGCGGGGTTGTGCCACAGCGATGTCGGGTTCATCGATGGCACGCTCACGCCGCTTCTGCCTTTTCGCCCCATCACCCTCGGGCATGAGATCGCCGGCACCGTTTCGGCGGTCGGATCGAATGTGACCGAGTTCACGGTCGGCCAGCGGGTGGGCATCCCAGCCACTATCGAAGACGGCCCGGGCACCGAGAAGAACGGCGGCTTCGCCGACGAGGTCGCGGTGCTCGCAAAGCTCGTCGTTCCGTTGCCCGATCATGTTCCGTTCGATCAGGCCGCCGCGGCGACCGATGCCGGTCTGACCTCGTATCACGCAGTTCACGTGCAGGGTCGTGTCGTGGCCGGCACGAAGGTGGGCATCATCGGCCTCGGCGGCCTCGGATCCCTCGGCGCGCAAGCAGCCCTGGCCGCGGGAGCAACCGTCTACGTGGCAGAGAAGAACGAAAAGGTGCACGACTTCGCCAGGTCGCTCGGGGTCGAGGCGGTCTCGACCGACATCCAGGACTTCAAAGACGCCGGGCTCGACGTCATCATCGACTTCGCCGGCTTCGGAACCACGACCGACGGTGCCATCAAGACGCTTCGTCGCGGGGGTCGAATCGTGCAGGTCGGCCTCGCCAGGGCCACGGCGACGCTCGATCTGCAGACCCTGACGCTCAACGAGATCGAACTGGTTGGGTCGCAAGCCGGCACGAAACAAGACCTCGTCGAGGTTCTCGACCTGATCGAAGCGGGCAAGCTGAAGTCGCGCATCACCGAAATCGGCTTCGATGAGATCGGAGAGGGCGTCGGCAAGCTGGAGCGCGGCGAGGTCATCGGGCGCTTGGTCGCCGTATTCGGCTAG
- a CDS encoding acyl-CoA-like ligand-binding transcription factor, with translation MTFPAPRRGRPPVSSRETLEEIAFELLLRDGYEATTVQSIMTAGGIGRTTFFRYFGSKGGIVWGEFDRAVERLRACLDGAGDVPVMTAVVNAVAESTRLSQEAAPETWLDRFRVLDRDTALAGDTAEHWRIWAAEVAGYVDRRVGLPPDSVVGAAVGGAIQAAYVAMLRRWASSTTSRVDISTLQSELEFVRLAFQHHFDETTRRRDE, from the coding sequence GTGACATTCCCTGCCCCTCGCCGCGGTCGACCGCCGGTTTCATCGCGCGAGACTCTGGAAGAAATCGCGTTCGAGCTGCTGTTGCGAGACGGCTACGAGGCGACCACCGTGCAGTCGATCATGACGGCAGGCGGCATCGGGCGCACCACCTTCTTTCGATACTTCGGTTCGAAAGGCGGCATTGTGTGGGGAGAATTCGATCGCGCCGTGGAGCGCCTGCGCGCGTGCCTCGACGGAGCCGGAGACGTGCCCGTGATGACGGCCGTCGTCAACGCGGTCGCGGAATCGACCCGACTCTCCCAAGAGGCGGCCCCCGAAACGTGGCTCGACCGGTTCCGAGTACTCGACCGTGATACTGCGCTAGCAGGCGACACGGCCGAGCACTGGCGCATCTGGGCGGCCGAGGTCGCCGGCTACGTCGATCGGCGAGTCGGCTTGCCCCCTGACTCCGTCGTCGGGGCCGCGGTCGGCGGGGCGATTCAAGCGGCCTACGTGGCGATGCTGCGGCGCTGGGCGTCATCTACGACGAGCCGCGTCGATATCTCGACACTGCAGTCCGAACTCGAATTCGTGCGACTGGCCTTTCAACATCACTTCGACGAGACGACCCGCCGTCGTGATGAGTAG